Within Protaetiibacter intestinalis, the genomic segment GCGAGGATCGCCATGATGCGGTCGCCGTCGATGACCTGGCCGTCCGCGTCGACCGCGAGGCAGCGGTCGGCGTCGCCGTCGTGGGCGATGCCGAGGTCGGCACCGGTCAGCCGGACGGCCGCCTGGAGCTTGCCGAGGTGCGTCGAACCGACGCCGTCATTGATGTTGAGGCCGTCGGGGTCGGCACCGATCACGGTCACCTGGGCTCCGGCATCCGCGAACACCTGCGGCGAGACACCCGCGGCGGCGCCGTGGGCGGCGTCGATGACGACCTTGAGCCCGTCGAGCCGCACGTCGAGCGTGCCGAGCAGGTGCAGCAGGTAGCGGTCCTCGGCATCCGCGAACCGGCGGATGCGTCCGACGCCCGCGCCCGTCGGGGCGAGCTTCGGCTGGCCGAGGGCGGCCTCGATGCGGTCCTCGACCTCGTCGGGGAGCTTGACGCCCCCGAGGGCGAAGAACTTGATGCCGTTGTCGGGCGCAGGGTTGTGCGACGCCGACACCATGACGCCGAAGTCGGCGTCGATGTCGGCCACCAGGAACGCGGCGGCGGGCGTCGGGATGACGCCCGCGTCGAGCACGTCGATGCCCGAGCTCGCGAGGCCCGCGGCCACGGCGGCCGAGATGAACTCGCCCGACACCCGCGGGTCGCGGGCGATCACCGCACGGGGGCGGCGGCCCTCCTCGCGCACGAGGTCGGCGTGACGACCGCGCGTGAGCACGACGGCGGCGGCCTGAGCGAGGCCGAGGGCCAGGTCGGCGGTGATGATCTCACCGTTCGCCAGCCCCCGGACCCCGTCGGTGCCGAAGAGACGCGGCATACGTCTGTGTCGCGGCTTAGCGCTTCGAGAACTGCGAGGCCTTGCGGGCCTTCTTGAGACCGGCCTTCTTGCGCTCGATGACGCGGGCGTCGCGCGAGAGGAAGCCGGCCTTCTTGAGCGCCGGGCGGTTGTTCTCGCGGTCGATCTCGTTGAGCGCACGGGCGATCGCGAGACGCAGGGCGCCCGCCTGACCCGAGGGGCCGCCACCCGTGATCTTCGCGATCACGTCGTAGGAGCCGAGCAGGTCGAGCACCTTGAACGGGTCGTTGATGAGCTGCTGGTGCAGCTTGTTCGGGAAGTAGTCCTCGAGGGTGCGGCCGTTCACGGTGAACGAGCTGCCGCCGGGGACCAGGCGCACGCGCGCGATGGCCTCCTTGCGGCGGCCCACGGCTGCGCCGGGGACGTTGAGCACGGCGCGCGGGGTGCGCGGCGCCTCATCGGCAGGGGTCTCGGTCGAGAAGCTGGTGAGCACCTCGTCGGCCACGGTGTCTTCGATCTTCGCCATCGGTGATGTCCTTGAAAAGTCTCGGCGGGCGCTTACTGCGCGACCTGGGTGAGGGTGTAGGGCTTGGGCTGCTGGGCGGCGTGCGGGTGCTCGGCGCCGGCGTACACCTTCAGCTTCTTGATCTGGGCGCGACCCAGCGAGTTCTTCGGCAGCATGCCGCGGATGGCCTTCTCGACGGCGCGGGTCGGGTGCTTCTCGAGCATCTCGACGTAGCTCTGAGCGGAGAGGCCGCCCGGGTAGCCCGAGTGACGGTAGGCCATCTTCTTCTCGAGCTTCTGGCCGGTGAGGGCCACCTTCTCGGCGTTGACGATGATGACGAAGTCGCCCATGTCCATGTGGGGGGCGAAGGTCGCCTTGTGCTTGCCGCGGAGGATCGCGGCGGCGTGGGTGGCGAGGCGGCCGAGGACGACGTCGGTGGCGTCGATGACGACCCACTCCCGCTGGATGTCCGCCGGCTTGGGGCTGAACGTGCGCGTCACGGAATGACTGCTTTCTGGTCGGTGATGTTCGTGAATCCCGCTCCGGTGTGCGTTCCGGCAACTCGATCGCTGCGGAACCCGACGGTGGAGGGCCCAACTGGTCGCCAGCACGGTGCGCAGACAACCTGTACAGATTAGTCGATGGGAGCCTCATCCGCCAAACCGGGCGTCGCACGCCGCGCGCGGGTCTGCTCGGCGCGGGCGGCGAGCTCCGCATCCGGCGGATAGCCGACCTCGACGAGGGTGAGGCCGCGCGCCGGCAGCACGATGAACTCGCTCGTGCGCCGCGCCTCGTCCCGGATTCTCGCCGCTCGCCCCGGGGCGAGGCGGCCCTCGCCCGCGGCGACGCACGCGCCCACGAGCGCGCGCACCATCGAGTGGCAGAACGCGTCGGCCCGCACCTCGGCGACGAGCACGCCGTCCGCATCCCGTCGCCAGCCGAACTCCTGCAGGGTGCGGATGGTGGTGGCACCCTCCCGCGGTCGGCAGTAGGCCGCGAAGTCGTGCAGGCCGAGCAGTTCCCCGGCGGCGGCGTCCATCGCCTCGACGTCGAGTCGGGCCGGATGCCAGAGGGTGAAGGCGCGCATCCGCGGATCGCGGAGGGCCTCGGCGTCGGCGATGCGGTACCGATAGCGGCGCCAGACGGCCGAGAAGCGGGCGTCGAAGCCGGCGGGGGCGGGCGTCGCGGCGAGCACCTGCACGTCGGCCGCCTGCCCCACGATCCCGTTGACCCGACGGGCGAGGGATTCCGCCCCCGCGGCGCCCGCACCGCGATCGCGCGGCCGACGATCCAACTGCTCGAGCTGCCCCGCTGTGAGATCGAGGTGCGCGACCTGCCCGATCGCGTGCACCCCGACATCCGTACGCCCCGCCACGGTGAGGCGCGGCGCCTCGCCGGTGCGGGCGAAGAGCGTCGCGAGGGCATCCTCGAGTTCGCCCTGCACGGTGCGCAGCCCCGGCTGACGCGCCCAGCCCGTGAAGTCGGTGCCGTCGTAGGCGATGTCGAGCCGGATGCGCGTGGGGGCCTCCGGTTCGGTCACGAGGCGAGCTTAGGCTGTTACGCGACAGGCACCCATGACCGCTTCGACCCGCAACGTCGCGCCCGCCCTCGCACGGGACTCGACTCCCTCCGCTCCCGCGACTTCCCGAGTCGCCGGGCTCGACGGGCTGCGCGCGTTCGCGGTGGCGGTCGTCGTGGCCTTCCACCTCACCCCGGGTGCGGTCGTCGGCGGGTACCTCGGCGTCGACGTGTTCTTCGTCGTCAGCGGCTTCATCATCACGCGCCTGCTGCTCGCCGAGCGCGCCCGGACGGGCGGCATCCGCCTGGGGGGCTTCTGGCGCCGGCGCGCCCGACGGCTGCTCCCCGCCCTCGCCGTGCTGCTGCTCGTCACGAGCACGGTGGCGCTGTTCGTGGGGGGCGATGTGCTCGTGGGCCTCGGCGGGCAGCTGTTCGGCGCCGTCACCTTCTCGAGCAACTGGTACTACATCGCCACGGGCTCCGACTACTTCGCCGAGACCGCGCCCGAGCTCTACCGCAACCTCTGGTCGCTCGCCGTCGAGGAGCAGTTCTACCTGCTCTGGCCGGTCCTCGTGCTGCTCGTGATCGTGCGGATCGCGCGGCCCACCCGGATCGTGCTGCTCGCGGCCGCGACCGTCGCCTCCGCCCTCGCCATGGCGCTGCTGCTGACGCCCGGCGACCCGACCCGGGTCTACTACGGCACGGGCACCCACGCCTTCGGGCTCACGCTCGGCGCGCTGCTCGCGGTCGTCAGCCAGTGGTGGTCGGCGCGCCCGCTCGAGTGGCCACGTGCGGCGCGGCGGGCGCTCGGCTGGGCCGGCGCGGTCGCGCTCGCGGGACTCGTCGCGCTGGCCGTGTGGATGCCGGGCACCGCCGAGTGGACCTACTCGGGCGGACTGCAGGGCGTCGCCGTGCTCACCGCCGTCGTCATCACGGCCGCGCTCGTGCCCGCGTCCCCGCTCGCACGCGGGCTCGAGCTGCCGCCGCTGCGCTGGGTCGGGGAGCGCAGCTACGGCATCTACCTGTGGCACTGGCCGGTCTTCGTGCTGCTCGTCGCGGCGCTGCCGAGCTGGCGCGCCGACACCGGTCTCGCCTGGGCACTCGGCGGCATCGCGGCCGCGGTGACGGTCGTGGCGGCCGCACTCAGCTACCGCTTCATCGAGACGCCCATCCGCCGCGACGGCTTCCGCGCGGTCGCGCGGCGCTGGGCCGCGGGATGGCGTCGACCGGGTCGCGCGGTCGTCGCGAGCGCGACGGCGACGCTGCTCGTGCTCGCCGGTACGGCGGGGACCGCGATCGCGCTCGTGACGCAGCCCGCCGAGTCGGAGGTGCAACAGCGCATCGAGGAGGGGCAGCGCGCACTCGAGCAGACGCCGAGTCCGTCGCCGACCCCGACCGCGGACGCGGAGCAGCCCGGACCACCCGTCCAGCTGCGGGGCGACCAGATCACGGCGATCGGCGACTCGGTCATGCTCGCCGCCGTCCCCGAGCTGCAGGCGGCGTTCCCCGGCATCCAGATCGACGCCGCCGTGTCCCGCCAGATGTCGGTCGCCCCCGACCTCATCCAGGGCCTGCGCGACGCGGGCGCCCTGCGTCCGGTCGTCGTGCTCGCCCTCGGCACGAACGGGTCGATCAGCGTCGACGCACTGGAGCGCGTGCGCCAGATCATCGGGCCCGACCGCGAGCTCGTCGTCGTGACGGCGCAGGCGCCGCGCGGCTGGATCCCGACCGTCAACCAGCGGCTCGCGGCCTTCGCCTGGCAGTACCGCAACGTCGAGCTCGCCGACTGGTACACGGCCGTCCAACCGCACCTCGGCGAGCTCGCCCGCGATCAGGTGCACTTCGGCCACGTCGGCGCCGGCATCTTCACCGCCACCATCCAGGAGGCCCTGCAGCGCCTCGCCGCCCTCCCGCCGCTCCGCGACGAGGCAGCCGACGAGTCCCTCCCCCGCCCTGTGTGATCATGGCGCGGCCGGAGAACGCGAGAAGCCCCGCTCGATGGGAGCGGGGCCTCTCGGCGTAGAGCGGATGCGGGGAGTTACTTCTCCTCCGACTCCTCAGCGGTCTCGTCCGTGGTCTCCTCGGCAGGAGCCTCGGCCTCGGCGGCCTCGGTCTCCGGAGCCTCGGTCTCCTCGGCTGCCGCCTCCTCGACGACCTCCTCGGCGGGGGCCTCCTCGACCGGGGCGGCCTTCGGCGTCTCGACGCGGGCGGCCGACTTCTTCGACGAGGCCGGCTTCTTCACGACCGGCTCGAGCACGAGCTCGATGACCGCCATGGGGGCGTTGTCGCCCTTGCGGTTGCCGATCTTCGTGATGCGGGTGTAGCCGCCCTCACGCTCGGCGACGAGCGGCGCGATCTCGGTGAAGAGCTCGTGCACGACAGACTTGTCGCCGATGACCGACAGCACCCGACGACGCGCGTGCAGGTCGCCGCGCTTCGCGAAGGTGATGAGGCGCTCGGCCAGCGGACGCAGACGCTTTGCCTTGGTCTCGGTGGTCGTGATGCTCTTGTGGGTGAACAGGGCCGCGGCGAGGTTCGCAAGCAGCAGGCGCTCGTGCGCCGGACCGCCGCCGAGACGGGGACCCTTGGTGGGCTGAGGCATGATCAGTCGTTCTCCAGAATGTGTTTCGTGTCAGAAGGGCGGGACTCAGACGGTCTCGTCGTCGTCGTATCCGCCGTAGAAGTGCGCACCGTCGAAGCCGGGCACGCTGTCCTTGAGCGAGAGGCCGAGCTCGACGAGCTTGTCCTTCACCTCGTCCACGGACTTCTGACCGAAGTTGCGGATGTTCATGAGCTGCGTCTCCGAGAGGGCGACGAGCTCGCTGACGGTGTTGATGCCCTCGCGCTTGAGGCAGTTGTACGAGCGCACCGAGAGGTCGAGGTCCTCGATCGGCATCGACAGCTCGCTCGAGAGCACCGCGTCGACCGGGGCGGGCCCGATCTCGATGCCCTCGGCCGCGGTGTTGAGCTCGCGGGCGAGGCCGAACAGCTCGACGAGGGTGCGGCCGGCGGAGGCGATGGCGTCGCGCGGCGAGATCGCCGGCTTCGTCTCGACGTCCACGACCAGGCGGTCGAAGTCGGTGCGCTCACCGGCACGGGTCGCCTCGACGCGGTAGGTCACCTTGAGCACGGGCGAGTAGATCGAGTCGACCGGGATCTGGCCGGCCTCGCTGAACTCGCTGCGGTTCTGGGTGGCCGACACGTAGCCGCGACCGCGCTCGATGGTGAGCTCGAGGTCGAACTTGGCCTTGTCGTTGAGGGTCGCGATGACGAGCTCGGGGTTGTGGATCTCCACACCCGCCGGCGCCGAGATGTCGGCGGCGGTCACCTCACCGGCGCCCTGCTTGCGCAGGTAGGCGGTGATCGGCTCGTCGTGCTCGCTCGAGACCACGAGGTTCTTGATGTTGAGGACGATCTCGACGACGTCCTCCTTGACACCGGGGATGGTGTCGAACTCGTGCTGGATGCCGTCGAGGCGGATGCTCGTGACGGCGGCGCCCGGGATGGACGACAGCAGGGTGCGACGCAGCGAGTTGCCGAGCGTGTAGCCGAAGCCGGGCTCGAGGGGCTCGATCACGAACGCGGAGCGGAACTCCGAGATGTTGTCCTCGGAGAGAGTGGGACGCTGTGCGATGAGCACGTGGTTTCCTTTCGGCGAGGGCGTCCGCCATATGACGCCCACGACAGTTGCGGCGGGTGGCTGGGCCGCCGTGCTTGTTGAGTTATGGGAAGACGTGGGGCATCCGGATGACCGCGCCGGGCAGGCGGGTCATCCGGATGCGGAGATCACACGCGGCGACGCTTCGGCGGGCGGCACCCGTTGTGCGCCTGAGGCGTCACGTCGTTGATGGTGCCGACCTCGAGGCCCGCGGCCTGGAGCGAGCGGATCGCGGTCTCGCGGCCCGAACCCGGACCCTTGACGAAGACGTCGACCTTCTTCATGCCGTGCTCCTGCGCCTGGCGCGCGGCCGACTCGGCGGCGAGCTGCGCGGCGTAGGGGGTCGACTTGCGCGAGCCCTTGAAGCCGACGCCGCCGGAGGAGGCCCAGCTGATGACGGCACCGGTCGGGTCGGTGATGGAGACGATCGTGTTGTTGAACGTCGACTTGATGTGGGCCTGGCCCACGGCGATGTTCTTCTTCTCCTTGCGGCGCGGCTTGCGCGCGGCGGCCTTCGGAGCAGCCATTACTTCTTACCTGCCTTCTTCTTGCCGGCCACGGTGCGCTTCGGGCCCTTGCGAGTGCGTGCGTTGGTCTTGGTGCGCTGACCGCGCACGGGCAGGCCGCGACGGTGGCGCAGGCCCTCGTACGAGCCGATCTCGACCTTGCGGCGGATGTCGGCCTGCACCTCGCGGCGCAGGTCGCCCTCGACCTTGAAGTTGCCCTCGATGTAGTCGCGAAGGGCGACGAGCTGGTCGTCGGTCAGATCCTTCACGCGGATGTCACCGGAGATCCCGGTCTCCTTGAGGGTGGCGAGGGCGCGCGTGCGGCCCACACCGTAGATGTACGTCAGGGCGACTTCCACGCGCTTGTCGCGCGGGATGTCGACGCCGGCGAGACGTGCCATGTCGGCTTCTCCTTATGGAGTCGTTCGGAGGTGTGGAGCGCCGCCGGTGCCCGGGCCTCCGACCCGGGGTGTCCCCTCCGAGGAGGTTCTGGCGGTGCAGTGTGTGTATTGAGTTGTGAAACCGCGAAGCGGCGGAGGGCTCAGCCCTGACGCTGCTTGTGACGCGGGTTCGACTTGCAGATGACCATCACGCGGCCGTTGCGGCGGATGACCTTGCAGTGGTCGCAGATGGGCTTGACGCTCGGGTTGACCTTCATGTTTCCTTCTCGCTGTCCTCGTACCTGTGCCAGGGGCGCAGGCCGTTACTTTCCGAGTGTCACTTGTAGCGGTAGACGATGCGGCCGCGGGTCAGGTCGTAGGGGCTCAGCTCCACGATCACGCGGTCCTCGGGGAGGATCCGGATGTAGTGCTGACGCATCTTGCCCGAAATGTGGGCGAGAACCTTGTGCCCGTTGCTCAGCTCGACGCGGAACATCGCGTTCGGCAGAGCCTCGAGAACAGATCCCTCGATCTCGATGACGCCGTCTTTCTTGGCCATACCCTCTAAATCGCTATCGGTGACGCTCGGTCATGCGGGTGATTGATTCGGTGCAGACTCGGCCCAGCGGGCACAAAGCACCAAAGATCGATCTTAGCCGATCGATCCGGATTCCGCATAATCCGCGAAAGTACGCACTTTTGGGCGAGCGACACGGCGTGTCGGCCCAAAAGCACGTACTTTCGGGGACTCAGTCCTCGTTGACGGCGGAGATGAGGGCGTAGAGGGCCTCGGCGGTGGGCGCAGCGAGCAGCGACTGCACGTCGTCGTCGTCCGAGAAGAGCACCGCGATCCGTCCCAGGATCTCGAGGTGCTCGTTCTCGCGGCCGGCGATGCCGATCACGAACCGCACCTCGTCGCCGTCCCACTCGATGGCGGAGGGGTAGCGGATGACGGCGAGCGCCGTCCGGTCGATGAACTCGCGCCCCTCGTTGGTGCCGTGGGGGATCGCGAGGAAGTTCCCCATCGACGTCGACACGGTCGCCTCGCGGGCGAGCATCGAGTCGACGTAGCCGGGCCGTACGGCCCCGGCCTCCACGAGGAGGCGCCCGACGTCGCGGATCGCCTCCTCGCGGGTGGGGGTCCGGTGCTCGAGCACCACGCGCTCCGGTGTCAGGATGTCGTCGCTCATGGTGTGCTCCTCTCTCGCCGCCGGACCCGTGGGCCTACTCGACGGCCCCGTCCTGCTGGTTCTTCACGAGCTCCACGACCTCGTCGTACTTCGGCGAGTTCATGAAGTTGTCGACCGAGACGTGGATGGCGTTCGGCGCCTTCAGCTTCGCGCGTTCCGTCAACTCGTTCTGGGTGATGACGAGGTCCTCGTCGCCCGTGAGGTTGGCGATCGCCGCATTCGACACATCCGCCGCGACCCCCGCCTTCTTGAACTTGTTGCGCAGCACGGATGCGCCCATGGCACTCGAGCCCATGCCCGCGTCGCACGCGAACACGACCTTCTCGATCGTCTTGGTGGCGGTGCCGCCCGCGACGCTCGCGGCGAGCCCCGACAGCGCGGCGCTCTCCTTGCCCTTGTTCGCACTCGTCTGCGCGATCGAGGCGGCGAGCTTCGCATCCGTCTCGCTCGCGGCCGCGAGGTCGCGCTTGCGGCTCGCCAGCAGGATCGGCATCGCGATCACGAAGGTGACCGCCGCGGCGAGCACCACCGAGAGCACCACCCCGACGTAACTGTCGGGGGCGGTCTGGAACAGCACCGCGAAGATCGACCCCGGCGCGGCAGGTGCGCGCAGACCCGAGTTGAAGATCACGTTCGTCAGCACGCCCGTCGCGCCGCCGCCGATCATGGCCACGATGAGCAGCGGCTTCGCGAGCACGTACGGGAAGTACACCTCGTGGATGCCGCCGAGGAACTGGATGATGAACGCGCCCGGGGCGGTGGCCCGCGCGGCGCCGACGCCGAAGACGGTGATCGCGATGAGCAGTCCCGCGCCCGGGCCGGGGTTGGCCTCGACGAGGAACAGCAGGCTCTTGCCCTGCTCCTCGACCTGGGCGGTGCCGAGCGGGGTGAACACGCCGTGGTTGATGGCGTTGTTGAGGAACAGCACCTTCGCCGGCTCGACGAGGATCGACGCGAGCGGGATGAGGTGGGTCGAGATGAGCCAGTTCACCGCGGTGCCGAGGGCGTCGCTGAAGATCTTGATGAGCGGGGCGAGTCCGAAGAACGCGGCGAGCGCGAGCAGGAAGCCCAGGATGCCGGAGGAGAAGTTGTCGACCAGCATCTCGAAGCCGGGCTTGATCTTCCCCGCCCAGATCCTGTCGACCTGCTTGAGGATCCATGCCGAGATCGGGCCGCAGATCATGGCGCCGAGGAACATGATCGTCCCCGCCGCGCCGATCACGACACCCATCGTCACGACGGTGCCGATGACGGCCCCGCGGACGCCGTAGACCATCCGCCCGCCCGTGTAGCCGATGAGCAGCGGCAGCAGGTAGGTGATCATGGGGCCGACGAGACCGATCCACTCGGTCCCGTCGGGGGTCGTGCCTCCGCCGAGGATGGCGGAGTCGGCCCATCGCCATGCGGCGACCGGGCTGTTGTTGCCGACCCAGCCGTTGTCGATGAACATCGCGGTCACGATGCCCCAGGCGATGAATGCGGCGATGTTGGGCATGATCATGCCCGACAGGAAGGTGCCGAATCTCTGGACGGCGACGCGGGCTCCCCCGCCCCGCGCCGTCGTCGTCGCTGACGTCGTCGTCATGGTGTGTGCCTCCTGGCTCGTTGCCGGTCTAGCGTCCGGCGGTGATGGTGTCGGCGGCCGCCCTGGCCGCCTCTCGGGCATCGGCGGCCTCCTCGGCCGCCAGGGCCGCCCGGGCGATCGCGGCTGCGTCGTCCGGGGTGTACCGCGCGAGGGAGACGCGGACATCTGCGAGCGCCGTCGGCGACATCGAGAGACTCGTGACCCCGAGTCCCGCGAGCACGACGGCGAGGAGCGGGTCGGCGGCGGCCTCGCCGCACACGCCGACCGGCTTGCCGAGGGCGGCGCCGGCGGCGCCCACTTCCGAGACGAGCCGCAGCACCGCCGGGTGCCACGGGTCCTGCAGGGCCGCGACCGAGCCGAGCTGGCGGTCCGCGGCGAGGGTGTACTGCGTGAGGTCGTTGGTGCCGATCGAGGCGAAGTCGGTGTGCGCGAGCACCCGGTCGGCGATGAGGGCGACGGAGGGGATCTCCACCATGACCCCGGCGACCGGGATGCCGACACCGTGCACGGCATCCGACACGAAGCGGGTCTCCTCGACGGTCGCCACCATGGGCGCCATGACCCACAGCTCGGCCTCGGTGCCGTCGGCGGCCGCGGCGAGCGCGGCGAGCTGGTCGCGGAGCACGGACTCCGAGGCTCGAAGCGCCCGGAGC encodes:
- the rplM gene encoding 50S ribosomal protein L13, whose protein sequence is MTRTFSPKPADIQREWVVIDATDVVLGRLATHAAAILRGKHKATFAPHMDMGDFVIIVNAEKVALTGQKLEKKMAYRHSGYPGGLSAQSYVEMLEKHPTRAVEKAIRGMLPKNSLGRAQIKKLKVYAGAEHPHAAQQPKPYTLTQVAQ
- the rpmJ gene encoding 50S ribosomal protein L36; translation: MKVNPSVKPICDHCKVIRRNGRVMVICKSNPRHKQRQG
- a CDS encoding DNA-directed RNA polymerase subunit alpha; protein product: MLIAQRPTLSEDNISEFRSAFVIEPLEPGFGYTLGNSLRRTLLSSIPGAAVTSIRLDGIQHEFDTIPGVKEDVVEIVLNIKNLVVSSEHDEPITAYLRKQGAGEVTAADISAPAGVEIHNPELVIATLNDKAKFDLELTIERGRGYVSATQNRSEFSEAGQIPVDSIYSPVLKVTYRVEATRAGERTDFDRLVVDVETKPAISPRDAIASAGRTLVELFGLARELNTAAEGIEIGPAPVDAVLSSELSMPIEDLDLSVRSYNCLKREGINTVSELVALSETQLMNIRNFGQKSVDEVKDKLVELGLSLKDSVPGFDGAHFYGGYDDDETV
- the rplQ gene encoding 50S ribosomal protein L17 yields the protein MPQPTKGPRLGGGPAHERLLLANLAAALFTHKSITTTETKAKRLRPLAERLITFAKRGDLHARRRVLSVIGDKSVVHELFTEIAPLVAEREGGYTRITKIGNRKGDNAPMAVIELVLEPVVKKPASSKKSAARVETPKAAPVEEAPAEEVVEEAAAEETEAPETEAAEAEAPAEETTDETAEESEEK
- the infA gene encoding translation initiation factor IF-1 — its product is MAKKDGVIEIEGSVLEALPNAMFRVELSNGHKVLAHISGKMRQHYIRILPEDRVIVELSPYDLTRGRIVYRYK
- a CDS encoding PTS sugar transporter subunit IIA, with product MSDDILTPERVVLEHRTPTREEAIRDVGRLLVEAGAVRPGYVDSMLAREATVSTSMGNFLAIPHGTNEGREFIDRTALAVIRYPSAIEWDGDEVRFVIGIAGRENEHLEILGRIAVLFSDDDDVQSLLAAPTAEALYALISAVNED
- the rpsI gene encoding 30S ribosomal protein S9, which encodes MAKIEDTVADEVLTSFSTETPADEAPRTPRAVLNVPGAAVGRRKEAIARVRLVPGGSSFTVNGRTLEDYFPNKLHQQLINDPFKVLDLLGSYDVIAKITGGGPSGQAGALRLAIARALNEIDRENNRPALKKAGFLSRDARVIERKKAGLKKARKASQFSKR
- the rpsK gene encoding 30S ribosomal protein S11 is translated as MAAPKAAARKPRRKEKKNIAVGQAHIKSTFNNTIVSITDPTGAVISWASSGGVGFKGSRKSTPYAAQLAAESAARQAQEHGMKKVDVFVKGPGSGRETAIRSLQAAGLEVGTINDVTPQAHNGCRPPKRRRV
- the rpsM gene encoding 30S ribosomal protein S13, whose product is MARLAGVDIPRDKRVEVALTYIYGVGRTRALATLKETGISGDIRVKDLTDDQLVALRDYIEGNFKVEGDLRREVQADIRRKVEIGSYEGLRHRRGLPVRGQRTKTNARTRKGPKRTVAGKKKAGKK
- the truA gene encoding tRNA pseudouridine(38-40) synthase TruA, with product MTEPEAPTRIRLDIAYDGTDFTGWARQPGLRTVQGELEDALATLFARTGEAPRLTVAGRTDVGVHAIGQVAHLDLTAGQLEQLDRRPRDRGAGAAGAESLARRVNGIVGQAADVQVLAATPAPAGFDARFSAVWRRYRYRIADAEALRDPRMRAFTLWHPARLDVEAMDAAAGELLGLHDFAAYCRPREGATTIRTLQEFGWRRDADGVLVAEVRADAFCHSMVRALVGACVAAGEGRLAPGRAARIRDEARRTSEFIVLPARGLTLVEVGYPPDAELAARAEQTRARRATPGLADEAPID
- a CDS encoding PTS mannitol transporter subunit IICB, with product MTTTSATTTARGGGARVAVQRFGTFLSGMIMPNIAAFIAWGIVTAMFIDNGWVGNNSPVAAWRWADSAILGGGTTPDGTEWIGLVGPMITYLLPLLIGYTGGRMVYGVRGAVIGTVVTMGVVIGAAGTIMFLGAMICGPISAWILKQVDRIWAGKIKPGFEMLVDNFSSGILGFLLALAAFFGLAPLIKIFSDALGTAVNWLISTHLIPLASILVEPAKVLFLNNAINHGVFTPLGTAQVEEQGKSLLFLVEANPGPGAGLLIAITVFGVGAARATAPGAFIIQFLGGIHEVYFPYVLAKPLLIVAMIGGGATGVLTNVIFNSGLRAPAAPGSIFAVLFQTAPDSYVGVVLSVVLAAAVTFVIAMPILLASRKRDLAAASETDAKLAASIAQTSANKGKESAALSGLAASVAGGTATKTIEKVVFACDAGMGSSAMGASVLRNKFKKAGVAADVSNAAIANLTGDEDLVITQNELTERAKLKAPNAIHVSVDNFMNSPKYDEVVELVKNQQDGAVE
- a CDS encoding acyltransferase family protein, with amino-acid sequence MTASTRNVAPALARDSTPSAPATSRVAGLDGLRAFAVAVVVAFHLTPGAVVGGYLGVDVFFVVSGFIITRLLLAERARTGGIRLGGFWRRRARRLLPALAVLLLVTSTVALFVGGDVLVGLGGQLFGAVTFSSNWYYIATGSDYFAETAPELYRNLWSLAVEEQFYLLWPVLVLLVIVRIARPTRIVLLAAATVASALAMALLLTPGDPTRVYYGTGTHAFGLTLGALLAVVSQWWSARPLEWPRAARRALGWAGAVALAGLVALAVWMPGTAEWTYSGGLQGVAVLTAVVITAALVPASPLARGLELPPLRWVGERSYGIYLWHWPVFVLLVAALPSWRADTGLAWALGGIAAAVTVVAAALSYRFIETPIRRDGFRAVARRWAAGWRRPGRAVVASATATLLVLAGTAGTAIALVTQPAESEVQQRIEEGQRALEQTPSPSPTPTADAEQPGPPVQLRGDQITAIGDSVMLAAVPELQAAFPGIQIDAAVSRQMSVAPDLIQGLRDAGALRPVVVLALGTNGSISVDALERVRQIIGPDRELVVVTAQAPRGWIPTVNQRLAAFAWQYRNVELADWYTAVQPHLGELARDQVHFGHVGAGIFTATIQEALQRLAALPPLRDEAADESLPRPV
- the glmM gene encoding phosphoglucosamine mutase, producing MPRLFGTDGVRGLANGEIITADLALGLAQAAAVVLTRGRHADLVREEGRRPRAVIARDPRVSGEFISAAVAAGLASSGIDVLDAGVIPTPAAAFLVADIDADFGVMVSASHNPAPDNGIKFFALGGVKLPDEVEDRIEAALGQPKLAPTGAGVGRIRRFADAEDRYLLHLLGTLDVRLDGLKVVIDAAHGAAAGVSPQVFADAGAQVTVIGADPDGLNINDGVGSTHLGKLQAAVRLTGADLGIAHDGDADRCLAVDADGQVIDGDRIMAILAVSLKRRGLLAHDTLAVTTMSNLGLRVAMAEHGIHLVETGVGDRYVLEAMAEHGLTLGGEQSGHIIFSDHATTGDGILTGLQLAAEMARTGKTIAELGSVMTVYPQVLENVRGVDHHGLHDDEVIAAAVRGHSEALGDDGRVLLRPSGTEPLVRVMVEARDAAQAQRVADELVGIVRERLALS